The Coffea arabica cultivar ET-39 chromosome 9e, Coffea Arabica ET-39 HiFi, whole genome shotgun sequence genome has a window encoding:
- the LOC140014861 gene encoding uncharacterized protein, with amino-acid sequence MRRSPRDGSPGYVSNITWVINTITESPTEKDSQNSRRRTYRQANPNHVEASFRFTKTITYGPGDPVPTVSSSHEILVIELLTNNYIMKKVYVDPESSVDVMYYRTFECLKLTRDQLVPVKTPLVGFGGHVVHSEGMIMLTVTVGQHLWCRIVPVNFVVVKADSTYNLLMGQPILNALRAVYSTYHISFKFLTPAGIAELHRPSTLGKPQRLETGDEVEEISLDPSTPERTISIGTSLPVPLNGEMVNLLKNYQNVFVWIAEQDVGAPHHLMLHEMNVDPRAKPVKQKRRYFGPKRNKAVAEDIDKLLPARMIKEIGISEEDQEKTAIFTNQGVYCYTTMPFGLKNAGTTYQQLINRVFKSR; translated from the exons ATGAGAAGATCTCCCCGAGATGGATCCCCAGGTTATGTGTCAAACATAACCTGGGTCATCAACACCATAACCGAAAGTCCGACGGAAAAAGATAGTCAAAACTCCCGGAGGAGGACTTACCGACAAGCTAATCCAAACCATGTCGAGGCGAGCTTCCGTTTTACTAAGACAATTACATATGGTCCAGGTGACCCCGTCCCAACTGTTTCAAGTAGTCACGAGATCTTGGTAATTGAATTACTGACCAATAACTATATAATGAAGAAGGTGTACGTTGACCCTGAAAGTTCGGTAGACGTCATGTATTACCGGACTTTTGAATGTCTGAAGTTAACCAGGGATCAACTCGTACCCGTTAAGACTCCTCTAGTGGGGTTCGGGGGACACGTTGTCCACTCGGAAGGGATGATTATGCTGACAGTGACAGTCGGACAACACCTTTGGTGCCGAATCGTCCCTGTCAATTTTGTTGTGGTCAAAGCTGATTCCACGTATAATCTGCTTATGGGGCAACCCATCTTGAATGCGTTACGGGCTGTGTACTCAACGTACCACATAAGTTTCAAATTCCTCACGCCAGCTGGCATAGCTGA ACTGCATAGACCCTCAACACTCGGGAAGCCTCAAAGGCTGGAGACCGGGGACGAGGTGGAAGAAATTTCCTTGGATCCTTCTACCCCTGAGCGAACCATCAGCATCGGCACTAGTTTGCCTGTGCCTCTCAACGGCGAGATGGTAAATCTCCTCAAGAACTACCAGAATGTTTTCGTCTGGATTGCCGAGCAGGATGTGGGAGCACCTCACCATCTCATGCTGCATGAAATGAATGTTGACCCTCGTGCAAAACCTGTTAAGCAGAAGAGGAGATACTTCGGCCCCAAGCGCAACAAAGCTGTGGCCGAAGATATAGATAAACTCTTACCAGCTCGGATGATTAAAGAG ATAGGAATAAGCGAGGAGGACCAGGAGAAAACGGCCATCTTCACAAATCAGGGAGTCTACTGTTACACTACCATGCCCTTCGGATTGAAGAACGCCGGGACGACGTACCAGCAACTGATTAACCGGGTGTTCAAGTCCAGATAG